The following are from one region of the Candidatus Atribacteria bacterium genome:
- a CDS encoding (2Fe-2S)-binding protein — protein sequence MSELEIVLTINGKKRKVKTTTSTRLLDLIRDDLHLTGTKEGCGKGECGACTVIMNGELVASCLVLAPQADGVIITTIEGISHGEKLHPIQDAFIETGAVQCGFCTPGMILAAKKLLEENPYPDEEEIKRGISGNLCRCTGYQKIIDAIKLAANRLSVSDNKRGEKDA from the coding sequence ATGAGTGAGTTAGAAATAGTGCTAACGATTAATGGTAAAAAAAGAAAAGTCAAGACCACTACCTCAACCCGTTTGCTGGATCTAATAAGAGATGACCTGCATCTTACCGGGACCAAGGAAGGATGCGGAAAAGGTGAGTGCGGAGCTTGCACTGTAATAATGAATGGTGAGCTGGTGGCTTCCTGCTTGGTATTGGCTCCTCAGGCGGATGGCGTTATTATTACTACCATTGAAGGAATAAGCCATGGAGAAAAATTACATCCTATTCAAGACGCTTTTATAGAGACAGGAGCAGTTCAATGCGGCTTTTGTACCCCGGGTATGATTTTAGCCGCCAAAAAATTACTCGAAGAAAATCCCTATCCTGATGAAGAGGAGATTAAGCGAGGTATCTCCGGAAATCTCTGCCGTTGTACGGGCTATCAAAAGATTATTGATGCTATTAAATTAGCCGCAAATAGATTGTCCGTAAGCGATAATAAGAGAGGTGAAAAAGATGCCTAA
- a CDS encoding aldehyde oxidase, whose product MPKRYVGKNIYKVDVRDKVTGKAIYPDDIYFEDMLYLKIKRATHPHAFLRSIDTSKAEKLPGVVKIITAADIPEVKNFGLIIKDQPVLVGINQKMCYMGDALAIVIAESKEIASQAIGLIEVEVDELEVISDPLRAMEKDAPPIHQDSNILATHYLKKGDINKGFSQADIIVENEYRTTSLDHVPLQVEAGVGIFDPKTEMIKLWVATQWLHDSQADIAQSLGLSKEKIRIIQPVIGGAFGKKEDISVHIHLALAAIKTKRPVKLTYTREESMISQSKRHPFIIRMKTGVTNQGYLTACQVVVIGDTGAYASSGPAVVHKGMYHCTGPYNVDNVSGVAYTVYTNNTYCGAMRGFGTTQMAFAYESQMDILSRKLGKDPIQLRLQNAYCFGSSTPNNQILTHSVGVKETIKGVAVIVGWKEARQ is encoded by the coding sequence ATGCCTAAAAGATATGTAGGTAAAAATATTTACAAAGTAGATGTCAGGGATAAAGTAACCGGTAAAGCGATATACCCTGACGACATTTATTTTGAGGATATGCTGTACCTAAAAATTAAGAGAGCCACCCATCCTCATGCCTTTTTACGCAGCATAGATACCAGTAAAGCGGAAAAATTACCGGGAGTAGTTAAAATTATTACTGCTGCCGATATCCCTGAAGTGAAAAATTTTGGTTTAATTATTAAGGACCAACCGGTTCTGGTGGGAATTAATCAGAAAATGTGTTATATGGGAGATGCCCTGGCCATTGTTATCGCGGAGAGCAAGGAAATCGCATCTCAGGCAATAGGATTAATTGAGGTAGAAGTAGATGAATTAGAAGTAATATCCGATCCTCTTAGAGCTATGGAAAAAGACGCTCCGCCGATTCATCAGGACAGCAATATCTTAGCTACCCATTATTTAAAAAAGGGGGATATAAATAAGGGTTTTTCCCAAGCAGATATCATTGTAGAGAATGAATATAGGACCACTTCTTTAGATCATGTCCCTCTTCAAGTAGAGGCTGGTGTCGGGATTTTTGATCCGAAAACCGAAATGATTAAGCTCTGGGTGGCTACTCAATGGCTTCATGATAGTCAAGCAGATATTGCTCAATCTTTAGGTCTTTCCAAAGAAAAAATAAGGATAATCCAGCCGGTTATCGGAGGAGCTTTTGGTAAAAAGGAAGATATTTCTGTACATATACACCTTGCCTTAGCAGCTATAAAAACTAAAAGACCGGTAAAATTAACCTATACCAGAGAAGAATCAATGATTTCTCAATCTAAGAGACATCCTTTTATTATTCGGATGAAAACCGGTGTTACCAATCAAGGTTATTTAACTGCCTGCCAGGTAGTGGTAATCGGTGATACCGGAGCCTATGCTTCTAGTGGACCGGCGGTAGTGCACAAAGGTATGTATCATTGTACCGGTCCCTATAATGTAGATAATGTAAGTGGAGTCGCGTACACTGTTTATACTAATAATACTTATTGCGGGGCGATGCGCGGTTTTGGCACTACTCAGATGGCCTTTGCTTATGAGTCCCAGATGGATATCCTATCTCGAAAATTAGGGAAAGACCCTATTCAGCTCCGTTTACAAAATGCCTATTGCTTCGGTTCTTCTACACCCAATAATCAGATATTGACTCATAGTGTGGGGGTAAAAGAGACTATTAAAGGAGTAGCGGTTATAGTTGGTTGGAAGGAGGCAAGGCAATGA
- a CDS encoding xanthine dehydrogenase family protein subunit M gives MEEFSPGLQGIENFSGGEHKKSQKALPGHYFAPQKIEEALEILSQRGRDTKVIAGGTDLLVQYYDRLYEIGIWLDLKNIKELKNIRINKNVMEIGAMVTHTQLENSVYIKKYYPVLCQAAADIGSPQIRNRGTIGGNIVNASPAGDLLAPLMAYKVQFRLLSIKGEKIIPAEEFFIGPKKTILRADQLLSEIILPLSEKHTYGSWIKIGKRKALIIATITLALIVRMDKDNEIIEDVSVCLGSVAPTPIEIKEIKGKMIGKKIKQLDFNQLGQIVEDKISPIDDIRGTREYRKDVAKNIMIKALEEIDSACGGGINE, from the coding sequence ATGGAAGAATTCTCACCAGGATTACAAGGGATTGAAAATTTTTCTGGAGGTGAGCACAAAAAAAGTCAAAAGGCTCTACCCGGTCATTATTTTGCTCCGCAGAAAATAGAGGAGGCTTTAGAAATATTATCCCAACGCGGAAGGGACACTAAAGTAATTGCCGGAGGGACTGACTTGTTAGTTCAATACTATGACCGGCTCTATGAAATTGGCATCTGGTTAGATTTAAAAAATATTAAAGAATTAAAAAATATACGGATAAATAAGAATGTAATGGAAATCGGAGCGATGGTTACCCACACCCAATTAGAAAATTCAGTATATATTAAAAAATATTATCCGGTTTTATGCCAGGCAGCTGCCGATATCGGTTCTCCCCAGATAAGAAATCGGGGAACTATTGGCGGGAATATTGTAAATGCATCTCCTGCCGGTGATCTCTTAGCCCCTTTAATGGCTTATAAAGTTCAATTCAGGTTACTTTCTATTAAAGGGGAAAAGATAATACCAGCGGAAGAATTTTTTATCGGACCAAAAAAAACGATTTTGAGGGCTGATCAGCTACTAAGTGAAATCATTCTTCCCTTATCAGAAAAACATACTTACGGAAGTTGGATCAAAATCGGAAAAAGGAAAGCCTTAATCATTGCCACAATTACTCTGGCTTTGATAGTGAGAATGGATAAGGACAATGAAATAATAGAAGATGTAAGTGTGTGCCTTGGCTCCGTAGCACCGACTCCTATAGAAATAAAAGAAATAAAGGGAAAAATGATAGGTAAAAAAATCAAACAATTAGATTTCAATCAATTAGGCCAAATAGTGGAAGATAAAATTTCTCCCATTGATGATATTAGAGGAACCAGAGAATATCGTAAAGATGTAGCTAAAAATATAATGATTAAAGCTTTAGAAGAGATAGATTCAGCATGTGGAGGTGGTATAAATGAGTGA
- the ygfK gene encoding putative selenate reductase subunit YgfK yields the protein MGDIMRPIPFKQLLHWVTEEYRLQWTIFGIPEAQFFIKENGKNIQIFDEGCATPVGPAAGPHTQLTQNIIAAYLTGGRFFELKTVQEIDNLQFEKPCIDARDEGYNTEWSTELSLEQAYDEYVKAWILLHFIKAVFDMHITSKQSFIFNMSVGYDLKGIKTPPMDAFINNLTDASRHPLFKRYLEELSAFIGETNFSEVLHMKGKVKNPENIARTIPPCISRSVTLSTMHGCPPKEIESICKYLMKEKGLHTFVKLNPTLLGYKLVRKILDELGFNYINIKESTFTNDLQWDDAVGMLRRLLKTAHEYGRNFGIKLSNTLGTINPGSILPGTEMYLSGRVLFPITITLASRLSREFTGTLPISYSGGASQQNVYQIFKTGIKPITMATELLKPGGYMRMAEIARKLEPIVEERRYPKIIDTEKLDRLAEESLQENYYRKEWRGTKKVSVKQKLKLIDCYIAPCVIPCPISQDIPEYIRLTGHEQYDKALECIYLKNPLPNITGHICDHQCMYNCTRLDYDGAVNIREVKRIAAKYGKKDVPYDGDSKVKQLDIKVAIIGAGPAGLSAAYFLVKGGLKVSVFEKQDYPGGVVNYILPNFRIPASAIKKDISFIKALGVDFQFGISEEFSISDLHNRGYKYIFIGIGAEISKKLPLTGDNGHIYETLDFLRSFNKNPESLKIGQQVAVIGGGNTAVDSARAALRVKGVEKVFIIYRRTEEEMPADREEYNLALEEGVIFRPLLLPESFSKNGILKCRRMVLSEPDSSGRRRPIPTEECEEITVDSVIIAIGEVSDSKLLSAYGLKIEKNNRPYAQPETLETNLKNVFIGGDALRGPSSVVESIADARRAAEAIIKKEIPNWKDKEKDLKPDFDRTQQIAEIYNKKNRLILPKIAENDRNIAENEAGRCLECNVICNKCVDVCPNRANVAIEIDGKEHVKDAYQILHLDALCNECGNCATFCPYDGKPYQDKLTLFTTEEDFKNSTNNGFCITDASDEKFMTLRLKDYLRKLKINKNNELIMPGDFKYPNNYDLNELKKIIMVICTVLKNYGYLAGI from the coding sequence ATGGGAGATATTATGCGGCCAATTCCCTTTAAGCAGTTGCTCCATTGGGTAACTGAAGAATATCGATTGCAATGGACAATTTTTGGTATACCGGAAGCTCAATTTTTTATTAAGGAAAATGGGAAAAACATTCAAATATTTGATGAAGGCTGTGCTACCCCTGTAGGACCGGCAGCTGGTCCCCATACCCAATTGACCCAAAATATTATCGCTGCCTATTTGACCGGGGGACGCTTTTTTGAGCTTAAGACCGTACAAGAAATTGATAACCTGCAATTTGAGAAACCCTGTATTGATGCACGAGATGAGGGCTACAATACTGAATGGTCTACTGAACTTTCCCTGGAGCAGGCCTATGACGAGTATGTTAAAGCCTGGATATTACTTCATTTTATAAAAGCAGTTTTTGATATGCACATTACCTCAAAACAGTCTTTTATTTTTAATATGAGTGTTGGCTACGATCTAAAGGGAATCAAAACACCGCCTATGGATGCATTTATTAATAACTTAACCGATGCCTCCCGACATCCTTTATTTAAGCGTTACTTAGAGGAATTAAGTGCTTTTATTGGGGAGACGAACTTTTCAGAAGTTTTGCACATGAAAGGAAAGGTCAAAAATCCGGAAAATATTGCCAGGACAATTCCCCCCTGTATTAGCCGTTCTGTAACACTATCCACCATGCATGGATGTCCACCCAAAGAGATTGAATCTATCTGTAAATATCTTATGAAAGAAAAAGGGCTCCATACTTTTGTAAAATTGAATCCTACTCTTCTTGGTTATAAATTAGTCAGAAAAATATTAGATGAGCTTGGATTTAATTATATCAATATTAAAGAATCTACCTTTACTAATGACTTGCAGTGGGATGATGCGGTTGGGATGCTGAGGCGACTTTTAAAAACTGCTCATGAATATGGTCGTAATTTCGGAATAAAACTTTCTAATACTTTGGGGACGATAAATCCCGGTAGTATCCTTCCTGGGACAGAGATGTATTTATCAGGACGAGTTCTCTTTCCTATTACCATTACTTTAGCTTCTCGCTTATCGCGTGAGTTTACGGGAACTCTCCCCATATCTTACTCAGGAGGGGCATCTCAACAAAATGTCTATCAGATCTTTAAAACAGGGATTAAACCAATTACCATGGCCACAGAACTTTTAAAGCCTGGCGGTTATATGAGAATGGCAGAAATAGCCCGAAAATTAGAACCAATAGTCGAAGAGAGAAGATATCCTAAAATTATTGATACGGAAAAACTTGATCGATTAGCTGAAGAGTCCCTTCAGGAGAATTATTACCGGAAAGAATGGAGAGGGACAAAAAAAGTATCGGTTAAGCAAAAATTAAAGCTAATAGATTGCTATATTGCCCCTTGTGTTATTCCCTGTCCCATTTCTCAGGATATCCCAGAATATATTCGATTAACCGGTCACGAACAATACGATAAAGCCCTGGAATGTATTTATTTAAAGAATCCTCTTCCCAATATCACCGGCCACATTTGTGATCACCAGTGTATGTACAACTGCACCCGTCTTGACTATGATGGAGCAGTGAATATTCGTGAAGTCAAACGAATTGCTGCAAAGTATGGTAAAAAAGATGTACCTTATGATGGTGATAGTAAAGTAAAACAATTAGATATAAAAGTTGCCATTATCGGAGCAGGTCCGGCAGGACTTTCAGCAGCCTATTTTCTTGTAAAAGGCGGGTTGAAAGTGTCTGTGTTTGAAAAACAGGATTATCCCGGAGGGGTAGTAAACTATATATTGCCAAATTTTAGAATTCCTGCATCTGCCATCAAAAAAGATATTTCCTTTATTAAAGCCCTTGGCGTGGATTTCCAATTTGGAATATCAGAAGAATTTTCTATTAGTGATTTGCATAACCGGGGGTATAAATATATTTTTATCGGAATCGGCGCGGAAATTTCCAAGAAGCTGCCGCTAACTGGAGATAATGGTCATATCTATGAAACCCTGGATTTTTTGAGATCTTTCAACAAAAATCCAGAGTCTCTTAAAATTGGTCAGCAGGTTGCGGTAATAGGTGGTGGGAATACCGCAGTGGACAGTGCGCGGGCAGCTCTAAGAGTGAAAGGCGTAGAAAAAGTATTTATTATCTACCGCCGTACCGAAGAGGAAATGCCGGCAGATAGAGAGGAGTATAACCTGGCCCTTGAAGAGGGAGTGATTTTTAGGCCTCTCTTATTACCAGAATCATTCTCCAAAAACGGTATTTTGAAATGTCGTCGAATGGTTTTAAGTGAACCTGATTCCAGTGGTCGCCGGCGTCCTATCCCCACCGAGGAGTGCGAAGAGATAACTGTTGACTCAGTAATCATTGCTATTGGAGAGGTTAGCGATTCCAAATTATTATCGGCATACGGATTAAAGATTGAAAAAAACAACAGACCGTACGCACAACCGGAAACCCTTGAAACTAATCTTAAAAATGTTTTTATCGGTGGCGATGCCCTTCGTGGTCCTTCTAGCGTAGTTGAATCTATTGCTGATGCCCGTAGAGCAGCAGAGGCTATTATCAAAAAGGAGATACCAAACTGGAAGGACAAAGAGAAAGATCTTAAACCAGATTTTGATAGAACACAACAGATTGCCGAGATTTATAATAAAAAAAATCGTCTTATCCTTCCAAAAATAGCCGAAAATGATAGGAATATAGCCGAAAATGAAGCAGGAAGGTGTCTTGAGTGCAATGTTATCTGTAATAAATGTGTGGATGTTTGTCCCAACCGGGCAAACGTAGCGATTGAGATTGACGGGAAAGAGCATGTTAAAGATGCCTATCAGATTCTCCATCTTGATGCTTTATGCAACGAATGTGGTAACTGTGCCACCTTCTGTCCCTATGATGGTAAGCCATATCAAGACAAGCTGACTCTTTTTACGACAGAAGAGGACTTTAAGAACAGCACCAATAATGGATTTTGTATCACAGATGCTTCTGATGAAAAATTTATGACCCTAAGATTAAAAGATTATCTACGGAAGCTAAAAATTAATAAAAATAATGAACTAATAATGCCTGGGGATTTTAAATATCCAAATAATTATGATCTTAATGAACTTAAAAAGATTATCATGGTAATATGCACTGTTTTAAAAAATTACGGTTATTTAGCTGGAATTTAG